Genomic DNA from Corynebacterium diphtheriae:
TGCGCTTGGTGGGCAAAAGTATCACGCACCCCTAAAAATTCGGGGGAAACTGGTGGAATATAGTCTGGCACGCCTTTAGGGGCTTGGATCGTCTGCAGCTTCTTTTTACTCACGTCGATACAGCTTAGCGGTAGCAACAAAACAATTCGAGTACTACACCCTCAAATACGGATTTGAAGCCTTCTCAGCTCGCATCGTGGTAGCTGGACCATGCCCAGGCAATATTGTCAATGAGTCCTCTAACCCCAGAACTACACTTTTTATACTGTTCGCCATAGCATGAGGATCAGAGTGCGCAAGATCAGTCCGTCCTATCGATCCTTTGAAAAGCACATCACCTGAAAAACAGAAGTCTTTACCAACGAACAAGACGCACCCAGGTGAATGACCAGGCGCATGACGAACAACGAATCGTTGACCACCAAGTTCAACTTCATCGCCATCGCCTAAATAGCTCACTGAATCAGGGAGATTCATCGCATCGGCGTGGAAAAGTAATCTCGAGTCTTCCGACATTCCATTTCCCTTGTCCAAAAAGAATTCATCGTCGCGATGAATCTGCAACGCCACTCCCCAACCATTAGCAAGAGCAGCAGCATCCCTGCAGTGATCAATATGGCCATGAGTGAGCAAAACTTGCACTACTTCGACGCGGTTTTCTTCACAGTACTGATCAATTAGCTCTTTCGCGCGGAGCCCAGGGTCTATCACGCTTGCGTATCGACGCCCCTCAGATTCCTCCGACAGCACCACGTAACAATTGGTTTGATACGGTCCTGCCGGAAAACTCAAAATCTCCATATGGTTCATTCAACCGTGTTACTTGATGGATGCCAAAGCAGCAGCATAATCAGGCTCAGTCGTGATCTCATCGACCAACTGGGAATGAACAACAGTACCTTGCTCATCAGCAACGATCACGGCACGGGCTAACAAGCCCTTCAACGGTGATCCCTCGAGAACAACCCCATAGTCTTGACCAAAAGTTGAACGGAATGATGATCCCGTAATGACATTATCGAGACCCTCAGCAGCACAGAAACGAGAATGTGCAAATGGTAGATCCGCAGATGCACAAATCACCACAGTGTCAGCTAAATCAGCTGCTTCCTTGTTAAAGTGCCGCACTGATTGCGCGCAAACACCAGTATCAATGGATGGGAAAATGTTGAGAATAATCTTTTTGCCAGCAAAACGCTCAGCATCAAAATCAGTTAAATCTGCGTCGACGAGAAGGAAAGGCGGAAGAGCCTGCCCAACTTGTGGAAGAGATCCGCTAGTTTCTACCGCTGATTCTTGAAAATGTGTAATAGCCATAGGCCCAAGCGTAACGACGAATCCGCTTCCTCGCTACAGGCTCTAACTTTGGGGCATCACAACGGCAAGCTAGACTAACCAACGATAATCAAACAGCGAGCCATTTCATGCTCAGCTCATCTAAGTAAAGGATTGGAAGGCCTGTGGGCACTAACAAGGAACGCCGTGAGAGCGCAATGCGATCTCTAGAAAAAGAAATCAAGTCAAGAGATCGCGCGGAAAAAACAAAACCGCTAGGCGTCGTCGCTGCAGCAGCAGTCGCAGTTCTAGCCGTTGTCGGCGGTATTTACTGGGCAAACTCCTCGGATGATTCTGCGCAAACCCAAGCTTCTGACCAAGCTACGCCCACAACTGAAGAATCCAACTTCACCCCCCTAGCAATGAAACGCGCCAAGGCACTAGGCGATACCGTTACCTGCACCTACAACGATGCAGGCAACGCGTCCAAGGACGTATCGAAACCCAAAACTGAATCCGTTTCTGCAAAGGGAACAACCACGGTTTCTCTGGATACAAACAAAGGAAAGATTGATCTTGAGCTCGACCGTGCAGCTTCCCCTTGCACTGTCAATGCCATTGAGCATCTTGCCAAGCAAAAATACTATAACGATACTGTTTGCCACCGTCTAACCACTAGTGGAATTTACGTTCTGCAGTGTGGCGATCCAAGCGGTAAGGGTTCAGGTGGACCTGGCTTCCAGTTTGATAATGAATACCCAACCGATGAAGCTTCAGATAAACAGACTCCAGTAGTTTATCCACGCGGAAGCATTGCTATGGCTAATGCCGGCGAAGGTACCAACGGTTCCCAGTTCTTCCTTAACTACAAGGATTCTCCGCTACCTCCCGCATACACGTACTTTGGAAAAATCTCTGACGCTGGCCTTAAGACCCTAGACAAGATTGCCGAAGCAGGGGTAAAAGACGGCGGCACAGATGGCACTCCGGCTGAAGAAGTAAAAATCAGGACTGCAGCAGTTTCTTAGCAAGCGATTGCGCAAAGGTGCTCACAGAACACATGTGACACTTACATGCCATCAGCCTTTGCTTTCGTGTCTTAAAAATTAAAGGTAGCTTTTTATCTAGTGAAAGGCTAGGATGATTGGCATTGTTGTCCAACCTTCACCGAAAGTAGTAATTTCATGAAGCTTTTGTCTCGCAAGGCTATCGTAGCTGCTACCACCGCAGTTGCAATCTCCGCTGGTTCCCTCTCCGCTCCTGCTATGGCTAATGAAAAGCCTGCTCTGCTTTCCCAAGCAGGTAAACGCAGCAGCGAAATACAAGCTGATGGTAATAACCAAGGTAAATCTAAAGATACCATCGCTACACTTAAAAGCGTGTTGAGCATCATCTCTACTGTCGTTGCCATCTTGGGTGCATTGTTCCCACTCGCTTCTCAGATCATGAAGAAGTTCGGCATCAGCAAATAAGGAACTTTAACCTTGCACTATCACCCAGAATTGGGTTAAGTAGCAAAAGTGTGTCTCTCGGCGTGTCGCGGGGGGACACACTTTGTCTATCTGAGGGGTCTTTTTCTGATTCCGATGTTGTGCTCGTATTAGGTTGGGATAGCCTTGTCGTAGAAGACTGGAAGTCCGGTTTTCTAGGTCGGCCAACAGGATGTGATGGCACCGTAGGCGCCTTGCCCACCATCGAGAACAACACACAATGGTGGAGCTAGTTGCTTCAATAGCTGGGTGTAGGCGTAGGTTGTTTCGCTTTTGGCCCAGTACCAGGTGATGACGTGAGTGCGTGTAGCTGCTACCAGCAGGCATCCTGCGGCGGTGTAGGTGCCGTCGATGAAGGTCTGGTCGTATATGCGGTTCGGGTCTGGTGTGTTGGGGATGTCAACATACCAGAAAGTAGGGAACCGTCCGATTCAGGGGCCATCGGCTTAGGCCGCGCTGTGCGGCAAGGTCAGTAAATGAATGATAGCCGGTGGCGTGGTGAATCTCGGTGCGTTTACGCGATAGGGATTATCGACAGTCTGGGTTAATGCATCGCCATCGGGTGGTGCCGGCGGCTGTTGTGCCGTTTTTCTTCATTTGTCCTGTACAACCAGGGCATCGTGGTCGATGCGTAGTCACCGATCAAGCAAACCGCAGGCTCTAGCATAAGGAAGTATTGGATCTTGGTATTGAATCTGGAATAACTCCCGAAGAGCTATTCCAGACCGTTTTAGATAGGTTAACCAGCTGAAATCATTAAAACCGGACACACTTTTGCTACTTAACCCCCAGAAGTTACACGGTAAACATCGAAAACTGCTTCTGTATTACGAAGCTGAGTCATTAGCGATCCCAGCTGTTTAGTATCTGAGACAGAAAAAGTAAAACGTACCGTAGCAACATGGTCATCTGAAGCATGTGATGACATCGCTACTACCTGTACACGTTGCTCATTGATCACTCGAGTTAGATCCATCAGCAATCCCTCCCGATCCAGCGCTTCCAGCTGCAAAGTAGCTGCAAAAACGCTTCCACCTTCAGAGGCCCACTGGACATTAATCAAGCGCTCTGGTTCATTACGCAAGCTATCCGCATTTGTGCAGTCAGTTCGGTGTACGGAAACACCACCACCTCTAGTAACAAAACCGAAGATCTCATCGCCTGGAACTGGCATACAACACTTAGCCAACTTGGCCATAACGTCAGGACTTCCCTCAACGAGAATTCCGTTTTTATCAGTTACCTGAGACTTTGAGCTAACAAGCTCGCTAAATGGTGTACGCGATACCAAAGTGTTTTCAGCGTCTTCAGTATCACCAAATGCAGCAATGAGTCTATTAGCAACATGTGCTGCGGAGATCGAGCCTGAGCCAATCGCTGTGTACAACGCATCAACGTCAGGGTAATGCAGTTCAGTAGCGACCTGCTTCATTGATTGTGCGGTGAACAGCCGGTGCATTGGCAAACCACCACGTTGCACCTCGGTTGCTAGCGCATCGCGACCAACTTCGAGATATTCTTCACGACGTTCCTTGGCAAACCATTGGCGAATCTTCGCTTTAGCTCGAGGAGATACCACGAAATCTTGCCAGTCGCGGCTAGGACCAGCGTTTTGATCTTTCGAAGTAAAAATCTCTACCCGATCACCAGATTTAAGCTTGGACTCCAGCGCAACAAGTTTTCCATTGATTTTCGCACCAATACACCGGTGCCCCACCTCAGTGTGGACTGCATAAGCAAAATCGACAGGTGTGGAGTCAACTGGCAGATTGACTACGTCGCCTTTCGGCGTGAACACAAAAATTTGTTTACTTGTCAGGTCGTAGCGCAAAGAGTCCAAAAACTCATTGGGATCTGCGGCTTCCTTTTGCCAATCCAGCAGCTGGCGCATCCACGCCATTTGATCAATTTCGGCTTGTTCGCCGCTATTCTTGCCTTTGGTTTCTTTATAACGCCAGTGTGCAGCGATACCGAACTCGGCATTGTAGTGCATCTCATGGGTACGAACCTGTACCTCAAGAGGCTTGCCACCATCCCCCATGACAGTCGTGTGCAGTGACTGGTAGACACCGAATTTAGGTGAAGAGATATAGTCTTTAAATCGCCCAGGCATAGCTGAATACAATGAGTGGACAACGCCGATTGCCGCATAGCAATTATTCACATTATCGACGAGAACCCGAATACCTACGAGGTCAAAAATCTCATCGAAGTCCTTCCCTCGAACAATCATCTTCTGGTAGATCGACCAATAATGCTTAGGTCGCCCCATCACTTCAGCATCAATATGATTTTCTTTGAGGGTAGAAGTCAGCTGCGCAATGACCTGATTAAGGTAGCGGTCTCGTGAAGGAGCACGATCCGCGACCAAGCGAACGACTTCATCGTATTTCTTGGGGTACAAGATAGCGAAGGAGAGGTCTTCAAGTTCCCATTTGACGCTGGCCATACCGAGGCGGTGAGCCAATGGAGCAATAACCTCAAGGGTTTGACGCGCTTTTTTAGCCTGCTTTTCTGGAGGCAAGAAGCGCATTGTGCGCATATTGTGCAGCCGGTCAGCTACTTTGATAACCAATACACGTGGATCTTGGCTCATCGCGACAATCATTTTTCGGATTGTTTCTGCCTCAGCAGCAGCTCCCAAAGCAACCTTATCAAGTTTGGTAACACCATCGACCAAACGAGCTACTTCAGCGCCAAAATCAGCTGTGAGATCTTCTAGGGAGTAATCCGTATCCTCCACTGTGTCATGGAGTAACGCCGCCACTAATGTAGTGGTATCCATGCCTATTTCCGCTGCGATCGTTGCAACCGCCAGCGGATGGGTAATATACGGGTCCCCCGACTTTCGGAATACTCCTTCATGAAGCCGTTCCGCAGTTGCATAGGCTCGATTGAGCACCTCCGCATCTGCTTTAGGATGAAATTCCCTATGAATCGCCAGCATAGGCTCCAGTACAGAGTTCACCCGAACCCTGTTACCGGTAAGGCTTCTGGCCAATCGAGCTGACATGCTCCGCATCGAATTGGACTGCTTCGCTGTTTTCTTATCCTGCGTCATCGTTGCGAATATGCCTTTCCAACTCTATTTTTAGCCAAAAGTACCGGAACAACTTGAGTTACGCCGTAGCGCTTTCATTAATTACTACCAAAGGTGCATCATTCAATCGCTCACGGCCACCCAGCCCGTCGACTTCGAGCACGACTGCGTATCCGCTTACAGTGGCACCACAAGCTTCAATCAATTTGCGAGCCGCATCCAATGTGCCGCCAGTAGCCAAAACGTCGTCGACCAGCACGACCTTTTTGTCTTCCAACTCTAGACCTTCAGCAGGTAGCTCGAGTGCTGAAGTGCCATACTCTAAAGAATATTCCTCAGAGTGTACTGGCGGAGGCAATTTGCCCTTTTTCCTAATGGCAAGAATGCCGGTTCCGGCTTTGTACGCGACTGCAGAACCTAGAAGAAATCCACGTGCGTCTAACCCACCAATGAAATCAGCTCCCAATCGCATTGCATTTTCTGCCAATTCATCAACGATGAGAGAAAAAGCGGCGGCATCAGCCAATACTGGGGTGAGGTCCTCGAAAATTACTCCTGGTACAGGGAAATCGGGAACGAAACGAGTTTTACACGCAATTGCTTCTCGGGCATCTGCATACAGGGGGACAGTCATAAAGGCAGTTCTTTCCTAGAAATCGATACTGATCAAAAATAACGTACATTTGCTCTTACTTTGAATTCTTAGAAAAGAACCACCTATCCATGTTCCATCCGATTCCAGCTAGATCAGTATTAAGAACCACATTAGACACACGTCGATCAACTACAAACACTCGCGGTTGCGACGCTAATGGGATCGATGGAACAACATCCCATGTACTTAGTTCAGCTTGCCGTGTCGCCGCAATGTTATTACTAGTTGTAGCCACTGATTCGAACTCGGTCGCTGGATCAACAGCCTTCAAAACGACATCAATCGTGCCTATTTTATCGAATTGATACCCGTGATCCGTCGTAAAGCTTCTGGACAGATCCCTAATACCACTGCCTTCTTGATGCGCATCCACCACAAGGATTCCCGCCGGTTCACAGGATCTACGGATATTCGCCACAATTGCTTCCATTCGGGCATCAGGCCCCTCATAGCCGATAGCAATTGTTTGTCCGGTAAGTCGGCGAGCTTGCTCTACGTCACTATGCAGATGCGCCTCTGTGAGATCTTTGACATGGCCAGCCATGGGATCATTAGCACGAATTGTGCGTGCTGTAACAGGAGCTACCTCAACACCAGATAGCGCGCTGGATTCGGACGCAATACTCGATTGATCAATGCAGGATGCAAAAGCTTGTCGGTTTTCTCGCGTGGCAAATACGCCCGCATTGGCCAACAATAGTTCTTCAGTCAATACTCCCGATTGCGCTTGTACATCAAACGAATTTGTAGAATCGTTTCGGTCTAGCCAATCGATTTCTTTTGAACTGGCAACCTCAGCAATTTCCAAAGAGCCGGCGTCTTTAAGCTCCTTGAGGTTAGCTCCTTTAGGCCAGACCACCACTGACTCGATTTCTGCTGGTTGTCCACCATAATGAGGATTTCGTGTTAGATAGACTTCCCCTCGATCCCCCACCCGATCAACCTTATAAGGCCCCGATGAAACTTGAAGATCAGGGTCAAATTGGTCGAGCGAAAAACCTCGATTCCATACTTCAGCAATTGGTTGAAGCGCATCGACATCGCGTGATTGCAATACAGTATTGAGATCTTCAAGAGTCACACCCATTTTGCGTGCTATTGCGTGAGCAGGCAAAATGACACCCGCTGGAAACAACTGCCGCCACCGAGAACCAAAATTTTCCTTCAATGTAACAGTGATTTCACGATCCCTAGGTTTGCATTCCACTTTGTCGATTTGTTTCATCAACGGCATGTAGGAATCAAAAACGTAATCATAAGTACCCGCAGTAAAGGCAAGAAGATAGTCATCACAAGTCACGGCTTCACCATCGGAATACACTGCGTCTGGTGAAATCGTATAAACAATCTTCTGATTAATACCTGGAAGTACCTGTGCCGAGGCCATCGACAAATTAGGAATTAATTGCCCCTTCGGCCCGGAAACATAGGGTGCTGGGTACAGCCGTCCAGCAAGCAACTGTGCATTGGTTGATGCGCCTTCGGTAGAACCAGCATTAGTGGTTACCAACCGATCGTTTACGGCATAGCCTAACTGGTTGCTCTGGGACAAAGATGACTCAGGATGTGCACTGCAGGAAGACAAAGCTACTGCCATTACGCTAACGCTCAATACACCGCCAACACGTACAGCCTCCTTACGGAGGTTCATTGAAGGGATTCTAATCCTCACAGTTTGCTTGGCCTTTCCTACTAGCACATTACCTATGCCCTGTGGACTAGGAAAATTATAGTAACTCACACCAACAAGGATTGAATCCACCCTATCTAGTTGGCCGCACCTCA
This window encodes:
- a CDS encoding MBL fold metallo-hydrolase; amino-acid sequence: MNHMEILSFPAGPYQTNCYVVLSEESEGRRYASVIDPGLRAKELIDQYCEENRVEVVQVLLTHGHIDHCRDAAALANGWGVALQIHRDDEFFLDKGNGMSEDSRLLFHADAMNLPDSVSYLGDGDEVELGGQRFVVRHAPGHSPGCVLFVGKDFCFSGDVLFKGSIGRTDLAHSDPHAMANSIKSVVLGLEDSLTILPGHGPATTMRAEKASNPYLRV
- the tpx gene encoding thiol peroxidase, translating into MAITHFQESAVETSGSLPQVGQALPPFLLVDADLTDFDAERFAGKKIILNIFPSIDTGVCAQSVRHFNKEAADLADTVVICASADLPFAHSRFCAAEGLDNVITGSSFRSTFGQDYGVVLEGSPLKGLLARAVIVADEQGTVVHSQLVDEITTEPDYAAALASIK
- a CDS encoding peptidylprolyl isomerase is translated as MGTNKERRESAMRSLEKEIKSRDRAEKTKPLGVVAAAAVAVLAVVGGIYWANSSDDSAQTQASDQATPTTEESNFTPLAMKRAKALGDTVTCTYNDAGNASKDVSKPKTESVSAKGTTTVSLDTNKGKIDLELDRAASPCTVNAIEHLAKQKYYNDTVCHRLTTSGIYVLQCGDPSGKGSGGPGFQFDNEYPTDEASDKQTPVVYPRGSIAMANAGEGTNGSQFFLNYKDSPLPPAYTYFGKISDAGLKTLDKIAEAGVKDGGTDGTPAEEVKIRTAAVS
- a CDS encoding RelA/SpoT family protein — translated: MTQDKKTAKQSNSMRSMSARLARSLTGNRVRVNSVLEPMLAIHREFHPKADAEVLNRAYATAERLHEGVFRKSGDPYITHPLAVATIAAEIGMDTTTLVAALLHDTVEDTDYSLEDLTADFGAEVARLVDGVTKLDKVALGAAAEAETIRKMIVAMSQDPRVLVIKVADRLHNMRTMRFLPPEKQAKKARQTLEVIAPLAHRLGMASVKWELEDLSFAILYPKKYDEVVRLVADRAPSRDRYLNQVIAQLTSTLKENHIDAEVMGRPKHYWSIYQKMIVRGKDFDEIFDLVGIRVLVDNVNNCYAAIGVVHSLYSAMPGRFKDYISSPKFGVYQSLHTTVMGDGGKPLEVQVRTHEMHYNAEFGIAAHWRYKETKGKNSGEQAEIDQMAWMRQLLDWQKEAADPNEFLDSLRYDLTSKQIFVFTPKGDVVNLPVDSTPVDFAYAVHTEVGHRCIGAKINGKLVALESKLKSGDRVEIFTSKDQNAGPSRDWQDFVVSPRAKAKIRQWFAKERREEYLEVGRDALATEVQRGGLPMHRLFTAQSMKQVATELHYPDVDALYTAIGSGSISAAHVANRLIAAFGDTEDAENTLVSRTPFSELVSSKSQVTDKNGILVEGSPDVMAKLAKCCMPVPGDEIFGFVTRGGGVSVHRTDCTNADSLRNEPERLINVQWASEGGSVFAATLQLEALDREGLLMDLTRVINEQRVQVVAMSSHASDDHVATVRFTFSVSDTKQLGSLMTQLRNTEAVFDVYRVTSGG
- a CDS encoding adenine phosphoribosyltransferase yields the protein MTVPLYADAREAIACKTRFVPDFPVPGVIFEDLTPVLADAAAFSLIVDELAENAMRLGADFIGGLDARGFLLGSAVAYKAGTGILAIRKKGKLPPPVHSEEYSLEYGTSALELPAEGLELEDKKVVLVDDVLATGGTLDAARKLIEACGATVSGYAVVLEVDGLGGRERLNDAPLVVINESATA
- a CDS encoding ABC transporter substrate-binding protein; the protein is MRCGQLDRVDSILVGVSYYNFPSPQGIGNVLVGKAKQTVRIRIPSMNLRKEAVRVGGVLSVSVMAVALSSCSAHPESSLSQSNQLGYAVNDRLVTTNAGSTEGASTNAQLLAGRLYPAPYVSGPKGQLIPNLSMASAQVLPGINQKIVYTISPDAVYSDGEAVTCDDYLLAFTAGTYDYVFDSYMPLMKQIDKVECKPRDREITVTLKENFGSRWRQLFPAGVILPAHAIARKMGVTLEDLNTVLQSRDVDALQPIAEVWNRGFSLDQFDPDLQVSSGPYKVDRVGDRGEVYLTRNPHYGGQPAEIESVVVWPKGANLKELKDAGSLEIAEVASSKEIDWLDRNDSTNSFDVQAQSGVLTEELLLANAGVFATRENRQAFASCIDQSSIASESSALSGVEVAPVTARTIRANDPMAGHVKDLTEAHLHSDVEQARRLTGQTIAIGYEGPDARMEAIVANIRRSCEPAGILVVDAHQEGSGIRDLSRSFTTDHGYQFDKIGTIDVVLKAVDPATEFESVATTSNNIAATRQAELSTWDVVPSIPLASQPRVFVVDRRVSNVVLNTDLAGIGWNMDRWFFSKNSK